The DNA sequence aaCGTATCTTTAAATGCACAATGCCAAGAAAAGGGTTAATAAAGGCCAAACATGAATAGACTATAGATAGAGTGAACATTTTCAACGCTGCTTATAATTCAAAGTATAAAACTCACCCTAAATGTTGCCAAATGTGACAacgaaagtaaaaaaaatatttctaaatacctagatattacctactttaaaaatatatcaATAACAACGAAGAAACGATTAGGTGGGGTTTTTAATTGTTCCTAATTTGGTAACGGTATTTGAATCCAAAATATCTTTGCGCAGCATTAACTTCAAATCGTATTTTAAGTAATGTGAAGGCAGTTTGTTGGTGGTCATATTTtgtgataaataaattattaaaatagaaCATTACTGTCAAAATAGGAGATTCGATAATATTGGTGGCAGTAATTCTGGGGAGTGATGTTGGTAAAAGATTGCATTTTTGCTCAGTTTCATCTATTCGATGCATTGTAAATAACTAGTTTAAGTCTTTGTGATTTATGATAATGTAatttggttataaataaaatataattaaaatcttgcaattttattcacctaatGACCTTTCAGCCAGTTGCACTTTCATGCCATAATTTTCTAATTacgttattaaattaaattatgtcaTGCAGTAAATTCAAATTGAATTTCATGAACATATTAAAGTGATGTGCATTGGGAAAttcttacattaaaaaaaaaaaatgcatcatcaacaacaacaacatcTACGTGGTTGTCTAGAGATATACGgagtaaaattaaattgaaatctCGTACTGGTCACTCCGTCAAGTGTTACTCGAGACTCCTGATTTTGTAAGCTTGATGTTGACAATGGAAACGTTTGGCGGAAAATAGcgctagtaaataaaatagCGTCCTTCTAGCGGTAGGTGCTGTCACTGTCGAAAAATGTATGGAAAACGTCACTTTTGAAGCTTAGCAAACGTGTCCTAGCCGAAAACATGCTAAAGTTTTCGGCGGTTGCCATGGCATTCGCCATTTTGCTAGCAAATTAATTCTAACAATGCTATTATTCGCCAAACGCAGCCAATTAAATGCTGTCATTTATTAACACCTATCAGTAGATGTCAGTATAAATTTTTGAAGTCTGTAGTAAATAAACAGggtttgaatttgattttaatgttatttaaaagaCAATGTAAATGTTGTAATGGACAAATAATGACCATTGTTATTGAACCGCGGGGCAACCGAATGCAATCGCGTTGCACCCAAttgagaagtggaaataaattgaataaactcataaagataacaaaatcatttaaaagtttattaaaaacaaattagatAGTACGTTATAAATCTTACACGAGCTGTACAATATTAATGCTATTGACTTTTAATTGGTATTTATGTTTATGttaaaacaatttattcaaTTCTATTAAATTACTGTTCTAtacttttttgaaaaaatcaaaattaaaaatatttattcagtttagaccacgagtggcacttatgaacgtcaaatatagtaaataaaagaaaaggtagcccatATGTAGAAAGATTTATGTCCTAGCTTATAGCCACATAATgcgtaaaaaaaatagtaaaacctGTTACGACACTTCATAGTAAGCGCAAATGTCAGAGTGACATTTTGACGGATTCTCAAAAGAATTTTTTTGGTAAGAAAACTCCTTTATCATTGGCGGCTTTTTCAATACCATTATTATTTTCCCTTTGCCGTAAAAAAGGAAAACAAGTTGCAGAACTTTAGGGATTCTAAAGTCCTACTTTAAGGTGTAGGTATGCCTTAATCTTAACTTAATCTAGATTTATGACACCACACTACAAATTGTACCTATGCCTATTCTTTGgactttgttttaaaaatagtctaGTTTTTTGTATGACCGTGATGTTTACGAGGAAAAGACAACATCGTCATTCTAATTCCCTAGGAAAGTCCTTGAACTTGAACCTCACATACAACCATCACTTACAGTTCAAAATTTAATGAAGCAGCGGAAAATGTTGTCACTAACATAACGACTGTTACCATAGTGGATAAAGAAGATTTAACTAACAGGTTGGCAATAAAGATCATTATTCTGTGCTGAAATCTTATTTATTaggtaatttagtttttaatcaCCACAAAGGATTGTCGTTATTATAACGCTACGACATAAATAAccgtaattataaaattaaagctttacattaaaatattctaaagaACTGAAATTAGATATTTATTAAGATCATTGCTAATTGGGTCGTTGACATCGCCAATCAATTCAATTACATTTAGTTATTGATATCAATCGCATTTAAAATTAAGTCTGTTATTAAGCTTAGACTTGAAATCAACTACCCAATCACACAGATTCGTCTTTGGAGTCCATTCGCTGACCTCTAGAGTAGCTGCTGCGTAGGGTCCTTATGTCCTCAACGGTGTCAGTTCTTCCAAGCAGGGCATCCCCTTCAGAGAAATCCATTTCCACAAGTGTGGAAGACGCTTTCATATTTAGTTGCATCCTGTTGAGTGAAAAATCACAAGATCAGTGTCATTATTAGGAAAAAAGCCCTAGTGTAGGTACATTGAACTTTAAtatgaatacataaatattaacacTGGAGTACACGCGTGGCTtactatagtagaccagggtaacattttacgctataactttttaaaaacttgcgccagagagctggcattccaggaaagcctcgtttactaaatttgtcaataagccagtaaagcttgggtcTCTAGAGTCTGCgcatttttctaaaattgggAGTCAAAACTGCGAGTctactcaaaagcccgaaatcacttgacaaaaaaaatatggaagacTTGCAAAAAATGGATTCACCCCATGTACCAGGTAGTAGAAAGTCTTGAATACTATGaaagataaaaaacaaatcacattttttcagtaaaaaatttttttgctaACGTGGAGAtcagagtgcaattttggtccaaaaattttacaaattttaaatccGTTTATATTGTTTAAtcccaaatagttttataaagaaactttgattataaaagaactacaataaacacttttattatttacatagtaattttattcctaaattgcttacaaactgatttacagtgattttaaattggcttaccagagtaggccgcgcgtgtattggtgtaaaaaaaggggcgcgtgtactgtaGTGTTAAGTCTATTAGTTATCTCTGATATGAATATTTTAGTAGTATTTTAGCAGTAGTAGGAAAAAGACTTGAAGGACGAATTTTTTTCATCATCCTGCAGGCACGTGatacggccggttcacacatgtctccgttttactgtttcgttttatcgtgtacgttttttttcgtcgatagcgtatgtagttgtatgagcgacttcacacatgacacaatattctgtatacagtaatacatacatcgacgaaaaaaaaaacgtacacgataaaacggaacagtaaaacggggACATGGTGTGAACCGGCCGTTAGTCGGACTTGTAGGAACGTCTTCTGAACTATGCTCCTATGTGACAGGTGGTTGTCATTTGTTTTGTCGGGATCATGTTGCCTAATTTATTATGAGTAAGCAGGCGAAACCAAACCACCCTAATAAAAGACTCATTAAAAGACGACTTCACGTGACTTCACTAAGACGTCACGTCGAGAGCACGTGTTTGCAAGCACGTACGCAAGTGGATATATGTGACTGCTAAACAGCACTATAGATAGCTATACACCATAGTTCCCAGTACAAATTAGGTTCACAAAGGAACTATTTTTGCAAAGCGAACCAGCTAGTGACCTCTAGAAGGTCACACTTCTTTAAAAAAGACAAGTAGACCACGTGTATGGAGACCAACACGACGAATAGATCTACGAATCGGCCGAATACGAATATGCCTTTTAAAATACTCAAGACATCATCAGAGGGATCAAATTCTCCTGATCGTGAAAGTTGGAGGCGAGAAATTCCTACAAAAGTTACgccaaatataaaatataaaatgcaCAGATAGAAGATCTTGAAATGTTTGTGTCATACCTTAAAATATCCAGTGGCGTTCGATTATGCTTCGGGCATAGACAAGGCACAAAGTCATGCTTCTTCTTCCTGACCCACCAGCCTGCGTGTGATAGCTTCCACTCTATGGTCTTCGTCTGTGCCACAGAGCATGAACCTGCTTCTCGTAATAGGCTGAAGTAACTCGCCATCAATTCCTGACCTaagttatgaattttaatttctatatTATTGTTATATTCATATAAAATGATACGATTTCCAAATTACCATATTATGTAGCTGATGATCAAGATAGTTAAAAGATGACAAATTATCACTTAAACTatgttatttacatattttagaaATTTATGTAAACTTTTACCTGCAGATATCGCCATCATTAGTCGCGACTGTTCCGCTTCTTCTTCGAATATTTCCCTTTTCCGTGATTGGTAAATGAAACCCTCATCGTCATCTTCACCGCCGCCGATATCAAATTGACTGACACTGGGCTGAAATTTTTTACAAGAACTGAACAAGACGTCTTTCTTATAACTTGAAATATCAAATTCTTTCCCACACGTTCTTTATTACACAATAAGGCTGGCATGCACCATCAGCAAGATGGACTTTAACAatcgtcaaaagtctgtcaaacaacatacaaaaatcaccggtcaaggttatagttatggttaaaataaggtcgtgcaactcagcctatgtgCCGGTGCGGTGGCAAGCTCAAAACATAGCCTGGgatcgacttttagttggccaatagtAGGGCCCAATTCTAACTTGTATTAGGAATCGGCCGATTGCGGCCGATATCAAATCGatataatgtgcgcactttcatacatgtccatactggtTAACAGCCCGTTCCAACTTATCAGCCAataaaagtcgatggtctgtGCCTAGGCTCCTAGAACCCTTTCATGCTAATTGAAggtattaaaagtttttaagaTATTAAGAACTATGGCAGTGAACACACTCCTAGAGAGCTTAACAGGCGCAATTAGTTACCTTATGTAAAAAGAAATAAGGAACAATGTTTCGCCCCCTTACCTTTTGAAAAGAGCTGCCCATGAAGCAAGTGAAAGCCTCAGCCAGATGCTGCGTGCCGAGCTCGGGGCGCTCGCGGCGCAGATGCAGCTCGCCCAGCAGATGCAGCGCGCGGCCCAGCTGCCGCCGCAGCCCGCGCTCCATGGCCAGCGCGCCCATCTCCGTCAGCAGCCGCGCCGCCGTCTCGTGCTCGCCCAGCCTGATGCCAAGTGATAGCTATCAGGACCAACTAGAGTAAGACATCTTCAGCGAGGGCTCCAGAAGCTTCCATAGTCCATCTCCGTCAGCAGCCGCGCCGCCGTCTCGTGCTCGCCCAGCCTGATGTCAAGTGATAGCTATCAGGACCAACTAGAGATATCAGACATCTTCAGCGCGCGCTCCAGAAGCTTCCATAGTCCATCTCTATCAGCAGCCGCGCCGCCGTCTCGTGCTCGCCCAGCCTGATGTCAAGTGATAGGCTATCAGGACCAACTAGAGATATCAGACATTTTCAGCGCGCGCTCCAGAAGATTCCATAGTCCATCTCCGTCAGAAGCCGCACCGCCCAGTCTATAAGACCAGCTCCAGATAAAGTCTCTGATAGGCTATCAGGgacttatctgacagataagatCTAAGTTTTTAGCTAGTTTCaatatttgatattttcttTAGTTTTCTGACGTACACCGctatctgacagataagttgTTGATAACCTGTGGCTTTCATTTGCCAAACATTAGATTATATTCAAGACATTGTGATCCCAAGTTGTggtttatctgacagataagttcCTGATAAACCATTTCAACTTTTTCAAGAGCTGTGTCTATCCAAGATTTGTAAATCCAAAGGTTGCattttatctgacagataagttgCTGATAAACAATCAGCGAGTGGCGACACAGGCCCATGGAGCAAGTGAAGGCCTCGGCCAGATGCTGCGTGCCGAGCTCGGGGCGCTCGCGGCGCAGATGCAGCTCGCCCAGCAGATGCAGCGCGCGGCCCAGCTGCCGCCGCAGCCCGCGCTCCATGGCCAGCGCGCCCATCTCCGTCAGCAGCCGCGCCGCCGTCTCGTGCTCGCCCAGCCTGATGTCAAGTGATAGCTATCAGGACCAACTAGAGATATCAGACATCTTCAGCGCGCGCTCCAGAAGCTTCCATAGCAGCAGCCGCGCCGCCGTCTCGTGCTCGCCCAGCCTGATGTCAAGTGATAGCTATCAGGACCAACTAGAGATATCAGACATCTTCAGCGCGCGCTCCAGAAGCTTCCATAGCAGCAGCCGCGCCGCCGTCTCGTGCTCGCCCAGCCTGATGTCAAGTGATAGCTATCAGGACCAACTAGAGATATCAGACATCTTCAGCGCGCGCTCCAGAAGCTTCCATAGCAGCAGCCGCGCCGCCGTCTCGTGCTCGCCCAGCCTGATGTCAAGTGATAGCTATCAGGACCAACTAGAGATATCAGACATCTTCAGCGCGCGCTCCAGGAACTTCCATAGTCCATCTCCGTCAGCAGCCGCGCCGCCGTCTCGTGCTCGCCCAGCCTGATGCCAAGAAGAGATAGACTATCGAGAGCAGCTAGAGATATCAGACATCTTCAGCGCGCGCTCCAGAAACTTCCATAGTCTATCTCTAtatgcaataaacatttatgactatgactatgactatgactaccAGCAGCCGCGCCACCGTTTCGTGCTCGCCCAGCCTGATATAACCAGGTCCTGCTAAAGTCTCAGATAGTCTATCTGGGACTTATCTAGCAGATAAGTACCAAAAGTTGGGCCAGTTTAATTAGGTATTTTCTTTAGTTTTCTTACATACACCGctatctgacagataagttgCTGATAACTTGTGGCTTTCATTTGCCAAACATTAGATTATATTCAAGACATTGTGATCCCAAGTTGTGGTTGATCTGACAGATAAGTTCCTGATAAACCATTTCAACTTTTTCAAGAGCTGTGTCTATCCGAGATGAGTGGCGACACAGGCCCATGAAGCAAGTGAAAGCCTCGGCCAGATGCTGCGTGCCGAGCTCGGGGCGCTCGCGGCGCAGATGCAGCTCGCCCAGCAGATGCAGCGCGCGGCCCAGCTGCCGCCGCAGCCCGCGCTCCATGGCCAGCGCGCCCATCTCCGTCAGCAGCCGCGCCGCCGTCTCGTGCTCGCCCAGCCTGATGTCAAGTGATAGCTATCAGGACCAACTAGAGATATCAAACATCTTCAGCGCGCGCTCTAGAAGCTTCCATAGCAGCAGCCGCGCCGCCGTCTCGTGCTCGCCCAGCCTGATGTCAAGTGATAGCTATCAGGACCAACTAGAGTAAGACATCTTCAGCGAGGGCTCCAGAAGCTTCCATAGTCCATCTCTATCAGCAGCCGCGCCGCCGTCTCGTGCTCGCCCAGCCTGATGTCAAGTGATAGGCTATCAGGACCAACTAGAGATATCAGACATTTAAGCGAGCGCTCCAGATACTTCCATAGTCCATCTCTATCAGCAACCGCGCCGCCGTCTCGTGCTCGCCCAGCCTGATGTCAAGTGATAGGCTATCAGGACCAACTAGAGATATCAGACATTTTCAGCGCGCGCTCCAGAAGATTCCATAGTCCATCTCCGTCAGAAGCCGCACCGCCCAGTCTATAAGACCAGCTCCAGATAAAGTCTCTGATAGGCTATCTGGgacttatctgacagataactTTCCAGTTTTCAGCTAGTTTCAATATTTGATAGGTATTTTCTTTAGTTTTCAGACAAACACCGCTATCTGACAGAAAAGTTGCTGATAACCGGTGTCTTCATTTGTCAGATACCTATCTCTGAAATCTGAGACATTTGAAACCAGTTGCcgtttatctgacagataaggtTGCTGATAACCGGTATCTTCATTTGTCAAATATCAGTATTACATCCGAGACAATGTCAGCCCAAAAGTTGtagtttatctgacagataagtttCTGATAAAACATTTCAAGACCTCTTTATCCGAGACTTGCAAATCGCAGTCGCATTgtatctgacagataagttgCTGAGAGACTATCAGGGAGTGGCGACACAGGCCCATGGAGCGCGTGAAAGCCTCAGCCAGATGCTGCGTGCCGAGCTCGGGGCGCTCGCGGCGCAGATGCAGCTCGCCCAGCAGATGCAGCGCGCGGCCCAGCTGCCGCCGCAGCCCGCGCTCCATGGCCAGCGCGCCCATCTCCGTCAGCAGCCGCGCCGCCGTCTCGTGCTCGCCCAGCCTGATGCCAAGGAGTGAACTGATAGGCTATCAGGAGCAGCTTATAGCTTAAACAAGGATATTAGTCCAGCCCCAGAGGCATAGTCCAGATCCGTCAGCAGCCGCGCCGCCGTCTCGTGCTCGCCCAGCCTGATGTCAAGTGATAGCTATCAGGACCAACTAGAGTAAGACATCTTCAGCGAGGGCTCCAGAAGCTTCCATAGTCCATCTCCGTCAGCAGCCGCGCCGCCGACTCGTGCTCGCCCAGCCTGATGTCAAGTGATAGCCATCAGGACCAACTAGAGATATCAGACATCTTCAGCGCGCGCTCCAGAAGATTCCATAGTCCATCTCCGTCAGAAGCCGCACCGCCCAGTCTATAAGACCAGCTCCAGATAAAGTCTCTGATAGGCTATCAGGgacttatctgacagataagatCTAAGTTTTTAGCTAGTTTCAATACTAGGTATTTGATATTTTCTTTAGTTTTCTGACATACACCGctatctgacagataagttgCTGATAACTTGTGGCTTTCATTTGCCAAACATTAGATTAGGTATATTCAAGACATTGTGATCCCAATCTGTggtttatctgacagataagttcctgataaaccatttattttcaactttttcaaGAGCTGTGTCTATCCGAGATTTCCGAGATTTGTCAATCCCAAGATTGCattttatctgacagataagttgCTGATAAACAATCAGGGAGTGGCGACACAGGCCCATGGAGCGCGTGAAAGCCTCGGCCAGATGCTGCGTGCCGAGCTCGGGGCGCTCGCGGCGCAGATGCAGCTCGCCCAGCAGATGCAGCGCGCGGCCCAGCTGCCGCCGCAGCCCGCGCTCCATGGCCAGCGCGCCCATCTCCGTCAGCAGCCGCGCCGCCGTCTCGTGCTCGCCCAGCCTGATGTCAAGTGATAGGCTATCAGGACTTACTAGAGATATCAGACATCTTCAGCGCGCGCTCTAGAAGCTTCCATAGCAGCAGCTGCACCGCCGTCTCGTGCTCGCCCAGCCTGATGTCAAGTGATAGCTATCAGGACCAACTAGAGATATACTCGTAATAAGACATCTTCAGCGCACGCTCCAGAAGCTTCCATAGTCCATCTCTATCAGCAGCCGCGCCACAATCTCGTAGTTGCCTAGCCCGTTATGACCAGGTCTCCTGATAAAGTCTCAGATAGTCTATCTGGGACTTATCTAGCAGATAAGTACCAAAAGTTGGGTCAGTTTCATTACCTGACATTTCTGATAGTCTCCTGACAAATACTGCTATCTGACAGATAAAAGTTGCTGATAACCGGTGTCTTCATTTTTGTCAGATACCTATCTCTTGAAACCTGAGACATCATTTGAAACCGACGTTGCtgtttatctgacagataaagtTGGTGATAACCAGTGACTGCATTGCTCTGATATCACTTACTCATCTGAGACATGTCAGCCCAAGTTGtagtttatctgacagataaggtTGCTGATAAACCATTTCAACTTTTTGAATTATCTGTATCCGAGACTTGCAAATCCAAAAGTTGCattttatctgacagataagttgCTGATAAACTATTAGCGAGTGTCAACGTCAGCAGCCGCGCCGCCATCTCGTGGTCACCCAGTCTGATGTCATGAAGTGATAGGCTTATCAGCAGGAGCAACTAATTAATACAAGTCCCGTCTATAGTTCATCTCCGTCAGCAGTCTCGCTCGAGCTCGCATAGTCAGTTGCAAAGGTTAAGGATTCAGGAATAACAGCTTATGGTTTTATAAATCTCGCATTGTTAATCATCAGCGCGGCCCCAAACGCTGCCGTAGTCCATCTTCGTCAGCAGACTTGCTGACTGATTGTTGAATTCAATAAGCATCTCTCCAAgaccatacatttttatttgagaGTTCATCGTAGATCACTACTCAAGCAAGGAGCACCATTGGTGAAACTGGCCCTTGGTTTCACAGGATTCGGACTAAGGAATTGGGCTGAAGGTATGTTACAGGTAAATAATAAACTTCCTTGAAACTTTATCAGAAATTGGTTTAGAGTTTTGGTTTTGGCTATTTCATATCCGCTCATAAATAAATTTCGTGCACTTTACGTCGTCTTACGTGGTCTTGACGTctgatattttgtatttttatacgtatattttttcACACATATTTTTCTTTTGATTAGAAAGtcaaattaatttgattatattATAACTAGAATGTAAACAATGAATATTGATGAAGCTGTAAAATGCGCATCATTGTTAATACACGCGTTAACATAAAAGTGCATTACTATGAATATTAATCTAATCGAGGTCGTAAACAGGTATACctttaataagtaattaatgaCATCATGgtatattttaatacaaaaataaacatgtttaGGCTTTAAGGTGTTTTGTCATAACGCATCGTCATAACAGCTTTGGCGCTATTTCCAATGAAAACGTATTGAAGTTTTGAGTTAAAAATTTggaaaattacaaatattttgctGTATAAATGTGTACCTTTGCATGACAGCAGCAAGGTGCATTCTCGTTTCGCACAAGCCCTCCACGTTGCTACTAGCTGTGTGGATCTTGAACGCCCTCTCGAAAGTCTTCTGAGCATTGTTTAAGTTATTCATCATTAGCTGACACACGCCAATTTCAATTATCGCCTCCGCGGTTTTATTGATGTCGTCGGCTAGGAAAAACATAGAAAATTATTTACCCTTGAGGCGGATTCATTAATACACAAAAACAATTTGCAAAATCTCACGAGATCAACCTTGGGCGTTGGATTAGAATATTTAAGTCCGTATGGAAAAACAACGCTCAAACTCGATTTTATCCTAGTTAATTATTTTCTGTGATTGGTggaattattgaaattaaaccAGTCAGAACTAGACCTACTTTTTTGAGATTTGATCAAGATTTATGCATCATTTCGTAATACAGACCATAGGATTCTTCTGAATTTATATCGTCTAAGGAAACCACTAACTTTCGAAAAAATATGCATAGAAATAAGCAAAATTAGTTAAATGTAACTCAGCAGGTATTATATTATCTTTTTTTACACCTTTTActaactaaagaaaaaatacaGATATAACTTCAAAAGCTCAATTAATTAGTTACCATCTTTAGCCCTTCTCTCCGCCAACCGCGAGAGCCTCTCCGCCTTGGCGGGGTCGGTCTTCCTGGCTGCCCTGGCCTTGGCAAGCAGCACCCGATGCAGCTGAACCGCCGTCATGGCGAACACCGTGTCCGGCGGCACCTCGTCACCTTCTTTCTCAGCTTCGTAGAGCGGCCAGTCCTAAATAAAATAGtgataaaatgtttaattaaattagtcgTAAAAACATCCCTCCtatgcagtcgggtaaaaaagacATTGTCAATTTTGAAAACTTGAATAAATCATTTAgatcgtaaaaataaaaatgtgtttttgcAATAAT is a window from the Ostrinia nubilalis chromosome 7, ilOstNubi1.1, whole genome shotgun sequence genome containing:
- the LOC135073480 gene encoding uncharacterized protein LOC135073480; protein product: MERGLRRQLGRALHLLGELHLRRERPELGTQHLAEAFTCSMGLCRHSLIVYQQLICQIKCNLWIYKSWIDTALEKVEMAGRARDGGAAADGDGLWKLLEPSLKMLGEHETAARLLTEMGALAMERGLRRQLGRALHLLGELHLRRERPELGTQHLAEAFTCFMGSSFQKPSVSQFDIGGGEDDDEGFIYQSRKREIFEEEAEQSRLMMAISAGQELMASYFSLLREAGSCSVAQTKTIEWKLSHAGWWVRKKKHDFVPCLCPKHNRTPLDILRMQLNMKASSTLVEMDFSEGDALLGRTDTVEDIRTLRSSYSRGQRMDSKDESV
- the LOC135073481 gene encoding uncharacterized protein LOC135073481 translates to MTSRAAMKRRELPKLMACMTKTSLENMRNKALFSLDMLDAKGIRRRKFPLHECLILELREAGYTESSDYLQDLIYDNMQLVAEDEIGIVVDLRKRVDYLEHICSGLQKAEKERDKGNTKKECLGLLSLAMHYAEQGKGILWLAEKFYLASIAVSSQYLIDGGRQKACCKYHYAKFLLDKFPGSDPEEPSAILTEVRDNAIGKDWPLYEAEKEGDEVPPDTVFAMTAVQLHRVLLAKARAARKTDPAKAERLSRLAERRAKDADDINKTAEAIIEIGVCQLMMNNLNNAQKTFERAFKIHTASSNVEGLCETRMHLAAVMQRLGEHETAVQLLLWKLLERALKMLGEHETAARLLTEMGALAMERGLRRQLGRALHLLGELHLRRERPELGTQHLAEAFTRSMGLCRHSLIVYQQLICQIKCNLGIDKSRKSRIDTALEKVENKWLGEHETAARLLTEMGALAMERGLRRQLGRALHLLGELHLRRERPELGTQHLAEAFTRSMGLCRHSLIVSQQLICQIQCDCDLQVSDKEAGRARDGGAVADRDGLWKYLERSLKCLISLVGPDSLSLDIRLGEHETAARLLIEMDYGSFWSPR